One genomic segment of Pleurodeles waltl isolate 20211129_DDA chromosome 11, aPleWal1.hap1.20221129, whole genome shotgun sequence includes these proteins:
- the GAL3ST1 gene encoding galactosylceramide sulfotransferase isoform X2, with protein sequence MKTHKTGSSTILNILFRFGEKNSLKFAFPSGRNDFFYPSYFERGQVEGYQPGMCFNVFCNHMRFRYHEVHLLVPADTTYVTVLRDPALLFESSFNYFKHVVPLTWKLSGEDTMAEFLRDPWHYYDPDGINSHYLRNLLFFDLGYDNNLNAESPLVEAQIKEVGARFQLVMLMEYFDESLVLLRDLLCWDLQDIVYFKLNARRDSTISQLTPELYQKAADWNQIDTKLYRYFNATFWHKVDTYGRERMARDVAELQKENEKMRRVCIEGGHAVDYESIQESALQPWQPVGEKNILGYNLKKNIDVKYKRLCRKMLTPEIQYMTNLGANLWITKLWSHVRSFLGF encoded by the coding sequence ATGAAAACGCATAAAACAGGAAGCAGCACCATTTTGAACATCCTCTTCCGCTTTGGTGAGAAGAACAGCCTCAAATTTGCTTTCCCCAGTGGCCGCAATGATTTCTTCTACCCATCTTACTTTGAGCGAGGGCAGGTGGAGGGCTACCAACCTGGTATGTGTTTCAATGTCTTCTGCAACCACATGCGTTTCCGCTACCATGAGGTGCACCTCCTGGTTCCAGCGGATACGACTTATGTCACTGTGTTACGTGACCCAGCCCTTCTCTTCGAGTCCTCCTTCAACTACTTCAAGCATGTGGTGCCACTCACCTGGAAGCTGTCAGGAGAAGACACAATGGCAGAGTTCTTGCGAGACCCCTGGCATTACTATGACCCAGACGGCATTAACTCCCACTACTTGCGCAACCTACTTTTTTTTGACTTGGGCTACGACAATAACCTGAATGCAGAGAGCCCCTTGGTGGAAGCGCAGATCAAGGAGGTAGGAGCTCGCTTCCAgctggtgatgctgatggagtacTTTGACGAGTCTCTGGTGCTGTTACGTGATCTGCTGTGCTGGGACCTCCAGGATATTGTCTATTTTAAGCTAAATGCCCGCAGGGACTCGACTATCTCCCAGCTGACTCCTGAACTCTATCAGAAGGCAGCTGACTGGAACCAGATTGACACCAAGCTTTACCGTTACTTCAACGCAACCTTCTGGCACAAGGTCGATACCTACGGGCGGGAGAGGATGGCGCGGGATGTGGCAGAGCTGCAGAAGGAGAATGAGAAAATGAGGAGGGTTTGCATTGAGGGAGGACATGCAGTGGATTATGAATCCATCCAGGAGTCAGCCCTGCAGCCTTGGCAGCCAGTAGGCGAGAAGAACATCCTGGGCTACAACCTAAAAAAGAACATTGACGTTAAGTACAAAAGACTCTGCCGAAAGATGCTGACACCCGAGATACAGTACATGACCAACCTAGGCGCCAACCTCTGGATAACTAAACTCTGGAGCCATGTGCGAAGTTTCTTAGGGTTTTGA
- the GAL3ST1 gene encoding galactosylceramide sulfotransferase isoform X1 — MLPQGRPWRSMCKGLILGTLLTSFMLLLYSYAIPPLHFSNTQNSAQYQCSSYPAQAKYSVLPAKASNRSVDGSHSCQPRKDIVFMKTHKTGSSTILNILFRFGEKNSLKFAFPSGRNDFFYPSYFERGQVEGYQPGMCFNVFCNHMRFRYHEVHLLVPADTTYVTVLRDPALLFESSFNYFKHVVPLTWKLSGEDTMAEFLRDPWHYYDPDGINSHYLRNLLFFDLGYDNNLNAESPLVEAQIKEVGARFQLVMLMEYFDESLVLLRDLLCWDLQDIVYFKLNARRDSTISQLTPELYQKAADWNQIDTKLYRYFNATFWHKVDTYGRERMARDVAELQKENEKMRRVCIEGGHAVDYESIQESALQPWQPVGEKNILGYNLKKNIDVKYKRLCRKMLTPEIQYMTNLGANLWITKLWSHVRSFLGF; from the coding sequence AAACTCTGCCCAGTACCAGTGCTCGTCCTACCCTGCCCAGGCCAAATATTCTGTGCTGCCAGCAAAGGCCAGCAACCGCTCTGTGGATGGCAGCCACAGCTGCCAGCCGCGCAAAGACATAGTCTTCATGAAAACGCATAAAACAGGAAGCAGCACCATTTTGAACATCCTCTTCCGCTTTGGTGAGAAGAACAGCCTCAAATTTGCTTTCCCCAGTGGCCGCAATGATTTCTTCTACCCATCTTACTTTGAGCGAGGGCAGGTGGAGGGCTACCAACCTGGTATGTGTTTCAATGTCTTCTGCAACCACATGCGTTTCCGCTACCATGAGGTGCACCTCCTGGTTCCAGCGGATACGACTTATGTCACTGTGTTACGTGACCCAGCCCTTCTCTTCGAGTCCTCCTTCAACTACTTCAAGCATGTGGTGCCACTCACCTGGAAGCTGTCAGGAGAAGACACAATGGCAGAGTTCTTGCGAGACCCCTGGCATTACTATGACCCAGACGGCATTAACTCCCACTACTTGCGCAACCTACTTTTTTTTGACTTGGGCTACGACAATAACCTGAATGCAGAGAGCCCCTTGGTGGAAGCGCAGATCAAGGAGGTAGGAGCTCGCTTCCAgctggtgatgctgatggagtacTTTGACGAGTCTCTGGTGCTGTTACGTGATCTGCTGTGCTGGGACCTCCAGGATATTGTCTATTTTAAGCTAAATGCCCGCAGGGACTCGACTATCTCCCAGCTGACTCCTGAACTCTATCAGAAGGCAGCTGACTGGAACCAGATTGACACCAAGCTTTACCGTTACTTCAACGCAACCTTCTGGCACAAGGTCGATACCTACGGGCGGGAGAGGATGGCGCGGGATGTGGCAGAGCTGCAGAAGGAGAATGAGAAAATGAGGAGGGTTTGCATTGAGGGAGGACATGCAGTGGATTATGAATCCATCCAGGAGTCAGCCCTGCAGCCTTGGCAGCCAGTAGGCGAGAAGAACATCCTGGGCTACAACCTAAAAAAGAACATTGACGTTAAGTACAAAAGACTCTGCCGAAAGATGCTGACACCCGAGATACAGTACATGACCAACCTAGGCGCCAACCTCTGGATAACTAAACTCTGGAGCCATGTGCGAAGTTTCTTAGGGTTTTGA